TAAATGCCTCAGTTGTTGGCCAATACTACGCGGGCGAATCCGTTTATTATATCGGAACGGTTTCTGCGGACGGCTATCAATGGCTGAAGTACTTATCTAACTCTGGTGCTTACCATTACGTTGCTAAGATTGGCTAACAATTAGTTACCAATTACTAGTGCAATAACAAAACAGGCTTTGAGATCACGTCAAGCGACGCGATTTCAAAGCCTGTTTTGTTGTGTGATTGAGTTAGTGGCCTGTTCATCTTATTTTGACAAAAGTCGGCATAGACGCACTTGACAAAAAGTTTATACTGATTCGAACTTCTTTCAGTGGGCCTAAGCTGGTAGCTTTTGACACTAAAAGTTTGAAGCATGCTTCGTATTCAAGCACGTGTAATCGGTGCTGTAGTGAGGGGCTAATGTTTATAAAACAACTAAGCCACCAGCACCGTTGTCGTAGTCAGGTTTCTGAGCAGTGACAACCAGTTTTTCGTTAACAAAGGCCATTAAGCCCAGGCTGCTTAACTCGCGACCATAGCCGGAGCCCTTGACGCCACCAAATGGTAGTTCTGGTAAGGAGCTGAGGAAGGTGTTAACGAAGACCATCCCAGTTTCAATTTGTTGGGCAACCGCTTTGCCATGCGCCGCAGTTCCGGCGAAGACGATGCCACCTAAGCCCAGTTCAGAGTTGTTGGCTAAATCGATAGCTGCTTGTTCAGAATCAACTTTGAAGACTTGGGCAACTGGACCGAACATTTCTTCGTAAAAGAGGGGGTTGTCTTGATCAATGTCCGTTAAGATGGTTGGTTGGAAGAATTGGCCAGGTAAGTCGATTGGTTCGTTGCCATAAGCAACGGTTGCACCACCGGCAATGGCCCGGTCAACTTGGTCTTGTAGCTTTTCCTTAGCGCGTTTGGAATTCATCGGTGCCAGGGTAGTTTGTGGGTCCATAGGATCGCCAGGGACTAATTTGGCAAAACGTTCCTTCAACTTTGCTAAGAAATCATCGTACACATCCGCAGCGACAATAAAGCGTTTTGATGAGGTGCAGACTTGCCCAGCGTTGTATAACCGGACCCGCCATGCTAAGTTGACTGCTTCGTCAATATCAGCATCCGCTAAGACGACGAAAGCGTCCGAACCACCTAATTCCATAGAACTCTTCTTCAAGTTTGCACCGGCCGCTTTGGCAACCGCTTGTCCACCACGCTTAGAACCAGTCAGTGCGACGCCTTGGATGCGGGGGTCGGCAATAATATCGCTAACTTGATCATAGTTTAAGAAGAGGTTCGTTAGACTACCAGCGGGAGCACCAGCTTCTTCGACAATCTTGGCGAAGGCCGCAGCCGATCCCGGTGTATTAGAGGCGTGCTTTAAAATCATTGGATTGCCGACCATGTAGTTCGGTGCGAAGACCCGCATGATTTGGTAGTATGGGAAGTTCCAAGGTTCGACCAACATCAGGACACCGGTTGCTTGTTTTTCAATTTCGGCATCGCCCGTTGCTTGAGTGCTGATTGGGGTCGGTGCCAATAATTCAGCACCGTGATCAGCATAGTAATCAGCAATCATGGCGCATAGTTCGACTTCACCTTGAGATTCACTCAGTAATTTACCCATGTCGATTGTTGCAATTTTAGCTAATTCATCTTTATGTTCACGTAACAGTGCGGCAATCTTATGGAGGCTGGCTGCACGGGAACTAACGGGTTCATGACGCCATTGGTGATAAAGGGCGTCGCCGGTAGTTAAGGCCTGTTCGATTTGGTCAGTGGTTGCGTTGTCGTAAGTTTTAACAACTTCATTGGTATATGGATTAATTGTTTGATAAGCCATAGTAAACTCCTCCTATAAATGTTCAGGTATTGTAAACGGTTAATCTGCGATTGTATGGGACTGGTAACCGCCTTCACTATTGTACGCTACCACAAAAGTACGGACAAAGTCAGCTAATTTGACTTGACCAGCGCTAGTGTCAGAAGCATTTAGATCTGCATAAAGTCCTTCAGGTTCGCGCTGATAACGACTAGTTTGGACTAATGAAGCGGCAATTTTAACGGGAACACCGTGGTTCGTCAAGTTAGCTTGATATTGTTCATCTGAGATTTGTACCCATTGTAGATCGGGCATGTTTAAGGCGTCGCGCAGATCAGCAACGAATTGGTCACCGGTGAACGTATCACTGAAGGCATACTTGACGGTGATACCGGCTGGCGTGTGATCAATTAGGGGATAAACGACACTGGCAATGTCCTCGGGCGCAACGTATTTTTGTGCTGAAGCAGCAGGCGTGCTGGAATAAATTTTATGTTCAGCCTTGATTGTTGCTAAGTTACCGAACAAGTTAGCATAAAATCCGGTTGGACGGACAAAAGCCAGGTTAACCCCGTCAAGTTGTCGTAATTCATGTTCAATTAAGTTGTAAGCATGCAGCGAGCCAGCCACTTCATCGGCATCTGCGCCGATGCTACTGAGGTTGACGACGTTGGTGACGCCGGCATTTTCAATTGCCTGTTTCCAAATTTTAGCCTGAGCCACGGCCCCTTCGAAGGGATCATCACCGATACCACCAGAAAGCATGAGATAAACCACATCTTTGTCAGTAAAAGTGGTGGATAAGAAATCAACATCAGTCATTGTACCAATGGCGGCATGGGCGCCGACAGCTTCAATTGAAGCTTGGCGCTTAGGACTAGTTGAGATAACGGTGACGTCATGACCGGCTTGGACGAGCTTAGGAACAACGATCCGATTAATGTTTCCTAATGAACCTAACATTGCAATTTTCATAATTATAGAACCTCTTTAAAATTTGATTTTTATTTTTAAAAGATAAATCTATCTTTCAACGATTACTAGTTTAAAAGATAAATCTATCTTTGTCAAGCTTGAAAAAGATATTTTTATCTTTTATACTGAAGACATGAAGAAAAAAGATATGAACAAACAAGTTAAGATTCAAGATGCGGTTGCGGCTATCATTCTCGCTGAGGGTCCAGCCGGGGTTTCAACGACTAAGGTGGCTAAGCGCGTCGGCATTGCACAATCCAATGTTTATCTCTACTTTAAGAATAAACAGGCTCTGATCGATAGTGTCTATGCGCGTGAGACGAACCGAATTCTTAGTACTACCGACTTAGACCGATTAAGTGATTCAACAATCGATGTGACGACTCGGATTCGATTATATGTACAGCAGGTGTATGACTATTCGTTAGCCAATCCAGATAGCTTGACGATCATTCAACAGATCAAGGCATTGAATGGACAGGGGATGACGATTTCGGCGGCGGATGCCGATCCGAATAATATTGTCGCTAACTTATTAACGGCGGCTATCGATGCTAAGGTGATTAAGCAGTTACCGGTTAGTTTGCATATGGGGGTCGTGTTTTCAACTATTCATACGCATACGACGAATATCAGTAAGGGACGGTATGCTCAGGACCAATATACATTTGGTGATATTTTCCAAATGATTTGGGACGCGATGAAACAAGATTAGGAGGTTTAATGACAAAAGACGCGACTTAATTGATAGGCACGAGTGGATATCAATTAGGTCGCGTCTTTTTTTGCGTTCATGTAGCGATTAGTCGTCTTGAAATGACGGTTTAGTATCTTAAAGGCTGGTTGAATAATTCGGTTCATTGTGTATTCTTTTCAAGTGTCGGTGAGTGTTTTAAACTGTAGGTACCAGTTTGAGCAACCAATATGTAAGGGGGACTTTGATGGTACAGTGGGCAAAACGATTCAGTGAAACGAAGGAACCGGTTGTATTGATTAGTCATAATCAAAATAGGTGTGCCGGCAAAATAGTGGTGTTAATGATGAGTAGGCTGGAGTTGTGGGGTAGCTGATGAAGATTATTTTTGTGCAAACGCTGTTCCTATTCTTGTTTGTTAAGGTGCTTTTGCGTGATTGGCGGGTACTTAGTATTTGGGATATCAGTTATGCGGTGGTCAGTAGCCTAGTGAGCGGCTGGATTTTTTCAGTAATCGGGCAATATGCAGCATTGCCATTATTGGGACTGGTGGTGCTGTTTACTTGGTGGCATACACATAGCTTCAGTGAGTCATTATTTGTTAGCCTACAGGTGATTATCTGGTCAATTGTCGTCGATCATATCAGTTCACTTTTAACGTATATGTTGAAATTAGATGACGGGTATCTTTTGATTTTTATGGGATTACAGCTGGTTGGTTTAATCACATTGAATCTGATTTTAATGAATACGCATATCCAGACGACATTCAATCGTCCCAGACTGAACCGGGTTACGGCCTTGCTGCTACTCGCCATCTATTTATACATTATTGTCAGCGAGGGCCTCGACAGTGAATTGAGAATGGTCGTCAGTAACTTAGTTGTGTTGTTGGTCGTTATGGGGCTCGCGATTGCCATCTATGATGAGTATCGGGTTACGATTCGGGCCAAGTACCAGGTTCAACAACAACGCCTGCAAATCAAAAATGATACACGGTACATGCATGAAATCGAAACGCATTATAATGAATTGCGCCGGTTTCGTCATGATTATCAGAATATAATGTTGTCGATTAATGAGTATTTGAAAACGGATGATTTGGCAGGCTTACAGCAATATTACCAACAAAATATTGCCCCAGTGACCAAGCGCGTTTCGGATGAGCAGTATAATCTCGAAGATTTAAGTCGTGTTCAGGTCAAATCGGTCAAGAGTATTCTATTTAGCAAACTCAGCTATGCGCAATCACAGGGAGTTAAAGTTCAATTTGACTTGAAGCAAGTGCTTAATGGGGTAACGACGAATGAATTAGACTTGGCAATTGCGCTAGGTATTATTTTAGATAACGCGATTGAAGCCACGGCCGGTCACTATCACGGTGAGCTGATGAGCGCCATTTTTGTTACGGCCCACAGTACGGTGTTCTTAGTTCAAAATAACGTTTTTGATTCCTTGCCACCTTTATGGCAGCTAAAGGAAGCGGGGTATTCGACTAAGGGACAAGAGCGGGGCTTAGGCTTGAGTCAGCTCAGCGCCATTGTTAATCGAAATGAAAATATGATATTGGAAACGCGGTTATTGGCCTCAGCCTTTGTTCAGCGTTTAACGGTAAAGCGGGAATGATAAAATGATCAAAGTATATATTTGTGAAGATGATACTAAACAGTTACAAACCTTGCAGCAACTGGTCAGTAAAGTGATTATTGATCGTCAATTGGATATGGGATTTGGCCTAACGAGTGTCGATCCGCATGAAATATTAGCGCATGTCAAAAGTCAGCAACCAACTCAAGCCGTCTTTCTTTTAGATATTGCGTTGAATTCGGATATTAATGGCATTCAGCTTGCCAGTCAAATTCGTGATTTAGGCATCCGAAGTAAGATTATCTTTGTGACGACGCATACGGAGCTATCATTGACGGTGTTTCAGTATCAAGTGGAAGCCCTGGATTTTATCTTGAAGGATTTTCCGGATCGCTTATACGAGCGATTAAATACCGTCTTACGCGTGGCACAGGAGCGTTTCAAAGCTGAAGACAATGATCAAAATAGTTATATCCAAATCAAAATTGGCGAGACGATTCGATCGTTGGACGTGCAACACGTGTTATTTTTTGAAAGTTCAATGAGTCCACATAAGATTATCGTTCATTTAGATGATGGTGAACTTGAATATTACGGTTTATTAAAGGATGTGCCGGATTTGAATTCTGATTTTTATCGTTGTCATAAGTCATATGTCGTTAATCTGACCCGCATTCGGTCATTGGATAAACGGTATCGTCAACTAACGATGGCTAACGGTGAAACCGTCCTGTGTTCCGCAGCGGCCAGTCGCTACTTAGTAAGGCAGATTGGCAAAAACAATCGCTGATTGAAATCTTAGTCGATTTATATTGACGGCAGTAAAATTCAGATTGGCAAGATTCGGTTTGCTAACTAGTAAAATAATCGTTTCAGCAATTTGATTTCCCTGAAACGGTTATTTTTTTACGCTTTATTCAGGTGTATTGAATTATGAACCTGAGCTGGGCCGTTCCAATCAATTCGCTTGCGTTTATTTTGAACTTATCTTCAACGGGCCAAATAAGGTCTTAATGGTTAGTCTGCCTGTCTTAAAACGGCCGTTGCGACGGGCCACACTAAATTATAATTAGAAGCAACCAGTTTGAATCAAGTGGGTTATGTTCGCTACAAGTGCGGCTGTTAATTATGGTCAAGGCGGGCTTGCCGTTATTCCGCAAGTCAAATCGCTGTACTGGGCATTGCCTATGATTTGAGCGTGACTTGTGATTGGTCACTAACGATAATATTGGTGATTAGTCGTAATAACTTAAGTGTGGGAGTGAATAGAATGTGTGGATTGGTTGGGTGCTTAACGGATCGGCGAAAAGTTGATAATGCCGCGTATGATCAGGTTGTGCGGGAAATGACTAAAATGATTGTGCATCGGGGCCCGGATGATGAGGGTTACTTTGCGGATGATAATATCACGATGGGGTTTCGCCGATTAAGTATTATTGATTTGGCGGGTGGTCATCAACCGCTGTCATATGATAATGAACGTTATTGGCTAACGTTTAATGGTGAGATTTATAACTACGTTGAGCTACGTGAACAGTTAATTCAAGAGGGCTACACGTTTAAGACGGATTCCGATTCGGAAGTGATCTTAGGAATGTACGCCAAATACCAGGCCAAGTTGACGACCTATCTGCGGGGAATGTTTGCCTTTGTAATCTGGGATAAGCAGGAAAAAACGTTATTCGCGGCGCGTGACCAATTTGGAATCAAACCGTTTTATTATGCGATTGCCGGGGATGATTTTTACTATGCGTCTGAGAGTAAGGCGATTTATAAGATTTTAAAAGATAAGCATTTTGATCAAGAGGCATTACAAGATTATTTGACGTTCCAATATGTGCCGGAAACTGAGACCCTGACAAAGGAAATCAAGATGCTGGCGCCGGGCTGTTCATTAACAAAACAGTTGGGACACGCGCCGCAAATCAAGCGTTATTATCATCGGGAGTTTCATCCAGTCGTCCGTTCTGAACAGGACTACGCGACACGGCTTAAGGAGACGTTGATTGATTCGGTTAAGATCCATATGCGTTCCGATGTCCCAGTTGGGGCGTTCTTATCGGGCGGGATTGATTCGTCAATTGTGGTGGCGATTGCCAAGCAGTTCAATCCAAATCTCAAGACGATCTCGGTGGGCTTTGAACGACCTGGCTATAGTGAATTAGACGTCGCACAGGAAACGGCTGCTAAGTTGAATGTCGATAACGTCCAAATGACCATCACGCCGGAAGCATTCATGGCAGCCTTTCCACATTTTGTCTGGAGCATGGATGATCCGTTAGCTGATCCGGCCGCTGTCCCGCAGTATTTCTTGACTAAGGAAGCCGTCAAGCACGTTAAAGTTTGTCTCACCGGTGAAGGGGCTGATGAACTTTTTGGCGGGTATACGATTTATCATGAACCCGAATCCTTGAAAGCCTTTCGGTATACGAAGCCAATCAACGGGGCCCTTCAACGGATAGCCGCGATGATGCCAGCAGGAATGCGGGGTCGTTCGTTGCTTATGCGGGGGACGACACCGTTAGAGAAGCGATACGTTGGCAATGCGTTTATCTTCAATGAAACTGAG
This Lactiplantibacillus plantarum DNA region includes the following protein-coding sequences:
- a CDS encoding NAD-dependent succinate-semialdehyde dehydrogenase, encoding MAYQTINPYTNEVVKTYDNATTDQIEQALTTGDALYHQWRHEPVSSRAASLHKIAALLREHKDELAKIATIDMGKLLSESQGEVELCAMIADYYADHGAELLAPTPISTQATGDAEIEKQATGVLMLVEPWNFPYYQIMRVFAPNYMVGNPMILKHASNTPGSAAAFAKIVEEAGAPAGSLTNLFLNYDQVSDIIADPRIQGVALTGSKRGGQAVAKAAGANLKKSSMELGGSDAFVVLADADIDEAVNLAWRVRLYNAGQVCTSSKRFIVAADVYDDFLAKLKERFAKLVPGDPMDPQTTLAPMNSKRAKEKLQDQVDRAIAGGATVAYGNEPIDLPGQFFQPTILTDIDQDNPLFYEEMFGPVAQVFKVDSEQAAIDLANNSELGLGGIVFAGTAAHGKAVAQQIETGMVFVNTFLSSLPELPFGGVKGSGYGRELSSLGLMAFVNEKLVVTAQKPDYDNGAGGLVVL
- a CDS encoding NAD(P)H-binding protein, with translation MKIAMLGSLGNINRIVVPKLVQAGHDVTVISTSPKRQASIEAVGAHAAIGTMTDVDFLSTTFTDKDVVYLMLSGGIGDDPFEGAVAQAKIWKQAIENAGVTNVVNLSSIGADADEVAGSLHAYNLIEHELRQLDGVNLAFVRPTGFYANLFGNLATIKAEHKIYSSTPAASAQKYVAPEDIASVVYPLIDHTPAGITVKYAFSDTFTGDQFVADLRDALNMPDLQWVQISDEQYQANLTNHGVPVKIAASLVQTSRYQREPEGLYADLNASDTSAGQVKLADFVRTFVVAYNSEGGYQSHTIAD
- a CDS encoding TetR/AcrR family transcriptional regulator — its product is MKKKDMNKQVKIQDAVAAIILAEGPAGVSTTKVAKRVGIAQSNVYLYFKNKQALIDSVYARETNRILSTTDLDRLSDSTIDVTTRIRLYVQQVYDYSLANPDSLTIIQQIKALNGQGMTISAADADPNNIVANLLTAAIDAKVIKQLPVSLHMGVVFSTIHTHTTNISKGRYAQDQYTFGDIFQMIWDAMKQD
- a CDS encoding GHKL domain-containing protein, which translates into the protein MKIIFVQTLFLFLFVKVLLRDWRVLSIWDISYAVVSSLVSGWIFSVIGQYAALPLLGLVVLFTWWHTHSFSESLFVSLQVIIWSIVVDHISSLLTYMLKLDDGYLLIFMGLQLVGLITLNLILMNTHIQTTFNRPRLNRVTALLLLAIYLYIIVSEGLDSELRMVVSNLVVLLVVMGLAIAIYDEYRVTIRAKYQVQQQRLQIKNDTRYMHEIETHYNELRRFRHDYQNIMLSINEYLKTDDLAGLQQYYQQNIAPVTKRVSDEQYNLEDLSRVQVKSVKSILFSKLSYAQSQGVKVQFDLKQVLNGVTTNELDLAIALGIILDNAIEATAGHYHGELMSAIFVTAHSTVFLVQNNVFDSLPPLWQLKEAGYSTKGQERGLGLSQLSAIVNRNENMILETRLLASAFVQRLTVKRE
- a CDS encoding LytR/AlgR family response regulator transcription factor; the protein is MIKVYICEDDTKQLQTLQQLVSKVIIDRQLDMGFGLTSVDPHEILAHVKSQQPTQAVFLLDIALNSDINGIQLASQIRDLGIRSKIIFVTTHTELSLTVFQYQVEALDFILKDFPDRLYERLNTVLRVAQERFKAEDNDQNSYIQIKIGETIRSLDVQHVLFFESSMSPHKIIVHLDDGELEYYGLLKDVPDLNSDFYRCHKSYVVNLTRIRSLDKRYRQLTMANGETVLCSAAASRYLVRQIGKNNR
- the asnB gene encoding asparagine synthase (glutamine-hydrolyzing), which produces MCGLVGCLTDRRKVDNAAYDQVVREMTKMIVHRGPDDEGYFADDNITMGFRRLSIIDLAGGHQPLSYDNERYWLTFNGEIYNYVELREQLIQEGYTFKTDSDSEVILGMYAKYQAKLTTYLRGMFAFVIWDKQEKTLFAARDQFGIKPFYYAIAGDDFYYASESKAIYKILKDKHFDQEALQDYLTFQYVPETETLTKEIKMLAPGCSLTKQLGHAPQIKRYYHREFHPVVRSEQDYATRLKETLIDSVKIHMRSDVPVGAFLSGGIDSSIVVAIAKQFNPNLKTISVGFERPGYSELDVAQETAAKLNVDNVQMTITPEAFMAAFPHFVWSMDDPLADPAAVPQYFLTKEAVKHVKVCLTGEGADELFGGYTIYHEPESLKAFRYTKPINGALQRIAAMMPAGMRGRSLLMRGTTPLEKRYVGNAFIFNETEKQQFMKHYNRDHSFQQTTRVFYDEAKHYDLISKMQFIDMHTWLNGDLLHNADRTALAHSLELRTPFVDRDVFNLAAEIPANLRISHGTTKYILRKAVEDIVPAHVLYRKKLGFPVPIRLWLKDEMYDWAKNIIVTSQTDQYFDKTYFLKLLDDHRAGVRDNSRQLWTVLTFMMWHKLYVEADMLMDSVTANHLAEQVEIG